One window from the genome of Penaeus monodon isolate SGIC_2016 chromosome 4, NSTDA_Pmon_1, whole genome shotgun sequence encodes:
- the LOC119572209 gene encoding methyl farnesoate epoxidase-like, producing the protein MAMGGEMLGVMFVEGEFWKEQRRFSLHHFRNLGFGKRSHESVIHEEAKELIDEILDADGSVKLQGLLGISSINILWAVMGGVRFPRKDPQLMHLVDSLNKLFRAGDVSGGLVNAFPFLRHFVSENHRENIVQRGFDLVESFIQKSVNEHKAELDIANPRDFIDIYLTEIRNNSNNPNTSFTEKQLIAACTDVFSAGAETGSATVAFSVMLMCLFPEVMRKVQKEIDSVVGQNRFPSTTDRMNLPYVEATMAEIFRFRGAAPLTVPHKALRDTILQGHRIPGDTVVMNNLYSVQMDPEYWGDPENFRPERFINADGTFRKDERMIPFGKGRRLCLGEPLARMTSFLLFAALVQHLDFELDPAVPVTNTEGVAGFTLGPPEFRFLPNPRH; encoded by the exons ATGGCGATGGGCGGAGAAATGCTAG GCGTAATGTTCGTGGAAGGTGAATTCTGGAAAGAACAGCGTCGCTTTTCCCTGCATCACTTCCGGAACCTGGGGTTCGGGAAGCGCTCGCACGAGAGCGTGATCCACGAGGAGGCCAAGGAGCTCATCGACGAGATCCTGGACGCCGACGGCAGCGTCAAACTACAG GGATTGCTCGGTATATCTTCCATCAATATCCTGTGGGCGGTGATGGGCGGCGTCAGATTCCCGAGGAAGGACCCACAACTCATGCATCTCGTGGACAGCCTCAACAAACTCTTCAGAGCAGGAGAT GTGAGTGGGGGCTTGGTAAACGCGTTCCCGTTTCTGCGACATTTCGTTTCGGAAAACCACAGAGAAAACATTGTCCAAAGGGGGTTTGATCTCGTCGAAAGCTTCATTCAG AAATCCGTGAATGAACACAAGGCGGAGCTGGACATAGCCAACCCAAGAGATTTCATTGACATTTATCTCACGGAGATtcgtaacaatagcaataatcctAACACCTCTTTCACAG AGAAACAACTGATCGCAGCATGCACGGATGTGTTCAGCGCTGGAGCTGAAACTGGCTCAGCAACTGTAGCCTTTTCTGTCATGTTGATGTGTCTCTTCCCGGAAGTTATGAGAAAAGTGCAAAAGGAGATTGACTCGGTAGTTGGACAAAACCGTTTTCCCAGCACAACAGACCGAATGAA TTTACCTTATGTGGAGGCAACAATGGCAGAAATTTTCCGGTTTCGCGGGGCAGCACCGCTGACCGTTCCGCACAAGGCCCTGCGAGACACTATTTTGCAG GGTCATCGCATCCCAGGCGATACAGTTGTGATGAACAATTTATACAGTGTCCAAATGGACCCGGAATACTGGGGCGACCCTGAAAACTTCCGTCCGGAACGCTTTATCAACGCTGATGGAACCTTCCGCAAAGACGAGCGAATGATCCCTTTCGGGAAAG GTCGACGGCTGTGTCTCGGGGAGCCTCTCGCTCGCATGACATCGTTTCTGCTGTTCGCGGCGCTCGTGCAGCATCTAGACTTCGAGCTCGACCCCGCCGTCCCCGTCACCAACACGGAGGGCGTCGCAGGATTCACGCTCGGCCCGCCGGAGTTCAGATTTCTTCCCAACCCCAGACATTAA